A DNA window from Sulfitobacter noctilucicola contains the following coding sequences:
- a CDS encoding L-iditol 2-dehydrogenase, with product MKRLDGKSALITGAARGIGTAFAERYIAEGARVAVADINLQAAQETATALGDGAYAVHLDVTKQDSIDAAVAQVVAETGKLDIIINNAALFDAAETVDITRESYDRLYAVNVAGTLFTLQAAAKQMIAQGHGGKIINMASQAGRRGESLVLVYCSTKAAVISMTQSAGLNLIRHGINVNAIAPGVVDGAHWEHVDAMFAKLENKQPGQKKAEVAAGVPAGRFAVPEDLTGMAVFLASPESDYIVSQTYNVDGGQWMS from the coding sequence ATGAAACGTCTGGATGGAAAATCTGCACTGATCACCGGAGCTGCGCGGGGCATCGGTACCGCTTTTGCAGAACGCTACATCGCTGAAGGCGCTCGCGTAGCGGTTGCCGATATCAACCTTCAGGCAGCACAGGAAACAGCAACGGCGCTGGGCGACGGTGCTTATGCGGTTCATCTTGATGTGACAAAACAGGACAGCATTGATGCGGCTGTTGCTCAAGTGGTGGCCGAAACCGGAAAGCTCGATATCATCATCAACAACGCCGCACTATTCGACGCCGCAGAGACCGTCGATATCACACGCGAAAGCTACGACAGGCTTTATGCTGTGAATGTCGCTGGCACCCTGTTCACGCTGCAAGCTGCCGCAAAGCAAATGATCGCCCAAGGCCATGGCGGTAAGATTATCAACATGGCATCTCAGGCGGGCAGGCGTGGAGAAAGCCTTGTGCTTGTCTATTGCTCCACCAAGGCGGCGGTGATCTCGATGACCCAATCTGCCGGTCTGAACCTGATCCGACACGGCATCAACGTAAACGCCATTGCGCCGGGTGTCGTTGACGGAGCCCATTGGGAACATGTGGACGCGATGTTTGCCAAGCTGGAAAACAAGCAACCCGGCCAGAAGAAAGCAGAAGTCGCGGCGGGAGTGCCAGCAGGCCGTTTCGCAGTACCAGAAGACCTCACAGGTATGGCCGTGTTTCTGGCGTCGCCGGAATCAGACTACATTGTATCTCAAACATACAACGTCGATGGCGGGCAGTGGATGAGTTGA
- a CDS encoding ferric reductase-like transmembrane domain-containing protein, with protein sequence MKQRQVWRGSGVFFWIAAILAVLAPLIAAAFSPLLAFRDPVYIVGGFAGIFGLGLLLIQPLLSGDYLHGITPPRARRVHRWSGTALVAAVIVHVAALWITSPPDMVDALTFTSPTPFSVWGVIAMWTIFATFLLVLTRRRLKLPPNRWRAMHTALAAVIVGGTVAHALLIEGSMESMTKAALCLAVVLVTLKVILDKRVW encoded by the coding sequence ATGAAACAGCGACAGGTTTGGCGCGGCAGCGGTGTTTTCTTTTGGATCGCGGCAATCCTCGCAGTCCTTGCACCCCTAATCGCTGCGGCCTTCAGTCCGCTGCTCGCATTTCGTGACCCCGTATATATCGTGGGCGGGTTTGCAGGCATCTTCGGGCTTGGGTTACTGCTTATCCAGCCGCTGCTCTCGGGTGATTATCTGCACGGCATTACGCCGCCTCGAGCGCGGAGGGTGCACCGATGGTCGGGCACAGCGCTTGTCGCTGCGGTGATCGTGCACGTAGCAGCCCTCTGGATCACCAGCCCCCCTGACATGGTCGATGCACTGACTTTCACATCACCGACCCCCTTTTCCGTCTGGGGTGTGATTGCCATGTGGACCATTTTTGCAACTTTTTTGCTGGTCCTCACCCGCCGTCGGCTCAAGCTGCCCCCCAACCGCTGGCGCGCAATGCATACCGCCCTTGCAGCTGTCATTGTTGGCGGGACCGTAGCCCATGCTTTGCTGATCGAGGGGTCCATGGAAAGCATGACCAAAGCGGCGCTTTGTCTGGCGGTTGTTTTGGTGACGCTGAAAGTCATTTTAGACAAAAGGGTCTGGTAG